One genomic region from Anaerobaca lacustris encodes:
- a CDS encoding sigma-54 interaction domain-containing protein, translated as MDFLSYDGRDIILDSVADGVFTVDQDWRVTSFNRAAEDITGITREKALGQRCKDILKADVCESDCALRQTMQTGRPVINKPVHIVDAQGRRKSITISSALLKNREGEVIGGVETFRDMTVVEELRKQLQKQYCCEDIISQSHRVQELFDVLPRVAESDCTVLIEGETGTGKELFARALHSLSPRRKKPFVAVNCSALPDTLLESELFGYKAGAFTDAKKDKPGRFALAQGGILFLDEIGDISPAVQVRLLRVLQDKTYEPVGGVGTVKADVRVVTATNKNLSSLVDDGRFRRDLFYRINVVHFELPPLRERKEDIRLLVDHFIARFNALYGKDVCCVSNDVMAALLAHDFPGNIRELENIIEHCFVLCHGELIESRDLPDSLGKDGQRTGESLQGITTLRQMEKLMIEQALRRHQGNRAAAAKELGINPSTLFRKLKTLQIDL; from the coding sequence ATGGACTTTCTTTCATACGATGGCCGGGATATCATTCTGGATAGCGTCGCCGACGGCGTTTTCACGGTGGACCAGGACTGGCGCGTGACGTCCTTCAATCGCGCCGCGGAAGATATTACGGGCATCACGCGGGAGAAGGCCCTCGGGCAGCGCTGCAAGGACATCCTCAAGGCGGATGTCTGTGAGAGCGATTGTGCGCTGCGCCAGACGATGCAGACCGGGCGACCTGTGATTAATAAGCCGGTCCACATCGTCGATGCCCAAGGCCGGCGGAAATCGATCACGATTTCCAGTGCCCTGCTCAAGAATCGCGAGGGAGAGGTCATCGGAGGTGTGGAAACCTTTCGAGATATGACCGTCGTGGAAGAACTGCGAAAGCAGTTGCAGAAACAGTATTGCTGCGAGGACATCATCAGTCAGAGCCACCGAGTGCAGGAGCTTTTCGACGTTTTGCCGCGGGTCGCAGAGAGCGACTGTACGGTTTTGATCGAGGGGGAGACGGGAACCGGGAAGGAACTTTTCGCTCGTGCACTTCATAGTCTCAGCCCACGACGGAAGAAACCATTCGTTGCGGTCAATTGCAGCGCGCTGCCCGACACGTTACTGGAATCGGAGCTGTTCGGTTACAAGGCCGGGGCTTTCACGGACGCGAAGAAGGACAAGCCGGGCCGGTTTGCACTGGCTCAGGGCGGGATCCTGTTCCTCGACGAAATCGGCGATATCTCTCCGGCGGTCCAGGTGAGACTGCTGCGCGTGCTCCAGGACAAGACGTACGAACCGGTGGGTGGGGTCGGCACCGTCAAAGCCGACGTGCGCGTGGTCACCGCCACCAATAAGAACCTGTCCAGCCTGGTGGACGACGGCCGTTTTCGCAGGGACTTGTTCTACCGCATCAACGTCGTTCACTTTGAGCTTCCGCCGCTGCGCGAGCGCAAGGAAGACATTCGCCTGCTCGTCGATCACTTCATCGCTCGATTCAATGCGCTCTATGGCAAGGACGTCTGTTGCGTGAGCAACGACGTCATGGCGGCACTCCTGGCCCATGATTTTCCCGGCAACATTCGCGAACTCGAGAATATCATCGAGCACTGTTTCGTGTTGTGCCACGGCGAACTCATAGAGAGCCGTGACCTGCCTGATTCCCTTGGCAAGGACGGACAAAGGACCGGGGAGAGTCTGCAAGGGATCACCACGCTGAGGCAAATGGAGAAACTCATGATTGAGCAGGCGCTGCGGCGTCACCAAGGCAACCGTGCGGCGGCTGCCAAAGAGCTGGGCATCAATCCCAGCACACTCTTTCGCAAGCTCAAGACCCTGCAAATCGACCTCTGA
- a CDS encoding NifB/NifX family molybdenum-iron cluster-binding protein has product MKLAIPNWEGRVSNVFDFARKAVIVEMSDARELARSEVALSRQGPANVVKLRQLGVDTLICGAISRVSASWASVCGIRLFSYVTGGIDEVIEAFKNEQLGSERFVLPGCWPSVQRPLRHRAGCHGRRYGHRGMKR; this is encoded by the coding sequence ATGAAACTGGCGATACCAAACTGGGAAGGTCGGGTCTCTAACGTGTTTGATTTTGCCCGTAAGGCGGTCATCGTGGAGATGAGCGATGCCAGGGAATTGGCCCGTTCGGAGGTGGCCCTTTCGCGGCAAGGTCCGGCCAACGTTGTCAAGCTCAGGCAACTGGGCGTAGACACGTTGATTTGCGGTGCGATCTCGCGCGTATCGGCCTCGTGGGCCTCGGTCTGCGGTATCCGATTGTTTTCTTATGTCACCGGCGGCATCGACGAAGTGATCGAAGCGTTCAAGAATGAGCAACTTGGCTCGGAACGGTTTGTCTTGCCTGGGTGCTGGCCAAGCGTACAGAGGCCCCTTCGGCATCGCGCAGGTTGCCATGGCCGTCGATATGGTCACAGGGGCATGAAAAGATAA
- a CDS encoding NifB/NifX family molybdenum-iron cluster-binding protein gives MKIAITAQGPERTSDVDTRFGRAKWIVVVDTDTGESQSHDNKVNLTLAQGAGIQTGQNVANLGVDAVITGNVGPNAYKTLAAGEVRIFLVSGGSVEQAVTAFKQGQLEEVQQANVEGHWI, from the coding sequence ATGAAGATCGCGATAACCGCGCAAGGACCGGAACGGACGAGCGATGTGGACACGCGATTCGGCAGGGCCAAGTGGATCGTTGTAGTGGACACGGATACGGGCGAATCGCAATCGCACGACAACAAAGTGAACCTGACCCTTGCTCAGGGCGCCGGGATTCAAACCGGGCAGAACGTGGCCAACTTGGGCGTCGATGCGGTTATCACCGGCAACGTCGGTCCCAACGCGTACAAGACACTGGCTGCCGGCGAGGTCCGGATCTTTCTTGTTTCCGGTGGCTCCGTGGAACAGGCGGTCACCGCGTTCAAACAAGGCCAGTTGGAAGAGGTGCAGCAAGCCAATGTGGAGGGTCACTGGATATGA
- a CDS encoding damage-control phosphatase ARMT1 family protein: MQTYLDCFPCFVRQALDAARFATDDEQVHVRVVQEVLHLAARMDTHQPPPVIGQHVHRLIRNITEKEDPYYEQKHRSNELALRLYGELEQDVAGAADPLEAAVRLAIAGNILDFGVNSALDYAQAEQIINAALDAEFDGSELSAFSDAVAQARDILYLGDNAGEVVFDRVLLERLPYDKVTFVVKGSPVINDATMADAEAAGLTDLVEVITNGSDGPGTILETCSPQFRERFGQADLIIAKGQGNYESLSEVQKSIFFILKAKCPVIARDLGCTIGEMILRRNAKFGIGFIAEDEETTHARF, from the coding sequence ATGCAAACCTATTTGGATTGCTTTCCTTGTTTCGTGCGGCAGGCGTTGGACGCGGCGCGATTCGCCACGGACGACGAGCAAGTCCACGTGCGCGTGGTCCAGGAGGTCCTTCACCTGGCTGCTCGGATGGATACGCATCAGCCACCGCCGGTTATCGGGCAGCATGTCCATCGCCTGATCCGCAACATTACCGAGAAGGAAGACCCGTATTACGAGCAGAAGCACCGGTCGAATGAACTGGCCCTGAGGCTCTATGGCGAACTGGAACAGGACGTGGCAGGGGCAGCGGATCCGTTGGAGGCGGCGGTCCGGCTGGCGATCGCCGGCAACATCCTGGATTTCGGGGTCAACAGTGCGCTGGACTATGCCCAGGCCGAACAGATCATCAACGCAGCACTGGACGCGGAATTTGACGGCAGCGAATTGTCCGCTTTCTCCGACGCTGTGGCACAGGCCCGGGATATCCTCTATCTGGGTGACAACGCCGGGGAAGTCGTCTTCGACCGGGTCCTGCTCGAAAGACTACCTTACGACAAAGTGACCTTCGTGGTGAAGGGGTCGCCCGTCATCAATGATGCGACGATGGCGGACGCCGAGGCCGCCGGACTGACCGATCTGGTGGAGGTGATCACAAACGGCTCCGATGGACCAGGGACGATTCTGGAAACTTGCTCGCCCCAGTTTCGCGAACGCTTTGGCCAGGCCGACTTGATCATCGCCAAAGGTCAGGGCAATTATGAATCTCTCAGCGAGGTCCAGAAGTCCATATTTTTCATTCTGAAGGCCAAATGCCCGGTGATCGCAAGAGATCTTGGTTGCACCATCGGTGAGATGATTCTGCGTCGAAACGCAAAGTTTGGGATCGGATTCATTGCCGAAGATGAGGAGACAACCCATGCCAGGTTTTGA
- a CDS encoding DUF5320 domain-containing protein — MPGFDGTGPQGKGPLTGRGLGYCVLRESVGHPAEIEGWTGIDGVPVANPNIDTEERRKDVIQMPFGDGRGPGGRGPMTGRAAGFGVGLPVGGYRNPNGARGYMAPYNTPVSSYGPGYGLLYTGWLGRWFRRGLGFAGGFGFRRGFGFGRGRRGGRARFGCR; from the coding sequence ATGCCAGGTTTTGATGGAACGGGACCTCAGGGAAAAGGCCCGCTGACGGGACGAGGTCTTGGGTACTGCGTGCTGCGGGAATCCGTCGGCCACCCGGCTGAGATCGAGGGCTGGACCGGCATTGACGGCGTCCCTGTGGCCAATCCGAATATCGACACAGAGGAACGAAGAAAGGACGTGATCCAGATGCCTTTCGGAGATGGAAGAGGCCCCGGCGGCAGGGGACCCATGACAGGTCGAGCGGCTGGTTTCGGTGTGGGACTCCCCGTGGGCGGCTACAGGAATCCAAACGGTGCCCGGGGATATATGGCTCCGTATAACACGCCTGTCTCCAGCTACGGTCCGGGATACGGACTTCTGTATACCGGCTGGCTGGGCCGGTGGTTTCGGAGAGGCCTGGGCTTTGCCGGGGGTTTTGGCTTCAGGCGAGGCTTTGGTTTCGGTCGAGGTCGGCGCGGCGGTCGGGCCCGGTTCGGTTGCCGATAG
- a CDS encoding DUF5320 domain-containing protein, whose product MPGGDGTGPAGMGPMTGRAAGFCAGYPTAGYMNSVGGRGYWGWGRGRGGGWGRRNWYHATGLPFWARGLQGFVGAASPDQERESLRQQSQYLQDSLDAINRRIEDLEKEKAR is encoded by the coding sequence ATGCCAGGTGGTGATGGAACCGGTCCCGCCGGGATGGGACCCATGACAGGTCGAGCGGCTGGTTTTTGCGCGGGTTATCCCACAGCAGGTTATATGAATTCGGTCGGTGGCAGAGGCTACTGGGGTTGGGGCCGCGGCCGAGGCGGTGGCTGGGGTCGGCGCAACTGGTACCATGCGACCGGCTTGCCGTTCTGGGCACGAGGCCTGCAAGGTTTTGTCGGTGCGGCGAGCCCCGACCAAGAACGCGAGTCGCTGAGGCAGCAGTCACAATACCTCCAGGATTCGCTGGACGCGATCAATCGGCGCATCGAAGACCTGGAAAAAGAGAAGGCCCGATAG
- a CDS encoding FmdB family zinc ribbon protein: MPLYEYKCKKCGRTTEFLERGSGRDRHVCPECGGTDLQKLFSTFAAGRSDSKAGGVSSCPTGTCPLS, translated from the coding sequence ATGCCGTTGTATGAGTACAAGTGCAAGAAATGTGGTCGGACGACCGAGTTCCTCGAGAGAGGCTCCGGTCGCGACCGTCACGTATGCCCCGAGTGTGGAGGCACGGACCTGCAAAAGCTCTTCTCGACGTTCGCGGCGGGACGAAGCGATTCGAAAGCCGGCGGCGTCAGTTCCTGTCCCACGGGGACGTGTCCGCTGAGTTAA
- a CDS encoding NifB/NifX family molybdenum-iron cluster-binding protein yields MKVAVTCTGPTLDDQVEVRFGRCPYFLIVDTESMDFEVVENPNTALGGGAGIQSAQMMAEKGVSHVLTGNCGPNAFSVFGQAGIDVIVGVSGRARDAVERFKAGEFSSASAANVQSHFGMAAGAPPEPITNTGFADPPMGMTGMGMGRGGGRGMGGGRGMGGGRGMGGGGGMGGGRGMGGSRGMGGGGGMGRGKGMGFGIGWNPWIGPGESTTLPSGTGGGSQANPSVRGGGSHSVRKAVALVRSERCGGCGICVDVCPVGAIRIEGDRAVVDPLRCTACAACVAECPNEAVIIVQQRIES; encoded by the coding sequence ATGAAAGTCGCAGTGACCTGTACAGGCCCAACGCTGGACGACCAGGTGGAAGTGCGTTTTGGACGATGTCCGTATTTCCTCATCGTCGATACGGAGTCGATGGATTTCGAAGTCGTGGAGAATCCCAACACCGCTCTCGGGGGTGGAGCCGGGATTCAGTCGGCGCAGATGATGGCCGAAAAAGGCGTCAGTCACGTCCTGACGGGCAATTGCGGTCCCAATGCGTTCAGCGTTTTCGGGCAAGCAGGTATTGACGTGATCGTGGGCGTCAGCGGCCGGGCGCGCGACGCCGTGGAGCGGTTCAAGGCCGGCGAATTCTCGTCGGCCAGCGCCGCAAACGTGCAAAGCCACTTCGGCATGGCAGCGGGTGCTCCACCGGAGCCGATCACGAACACCGGTTTCGCCGATCCTCCGATGGGCATGACCGGCATGGGTATGGGCCGAGGCGGTGGTCGTGGTATGGGCGGTGGCCGGGGCATGGGCGGCGGTCGTGGTATGGGTGGCGGTGGTGGCATGGGTGGCGGTCGCGGCATGGGCGGTAGTCGTGGCATGGGTGGCGGTGGTGGCATGGGACGAGGCAAAGGCATGGGGTTTGGAATTGGCTGGAACCCCTGGATCGGGCCAGGGGAATCGACCACGCTCCCGTCCGGTACAGGAGGGGGCTCTCAGGCCAATCCGTCGGTACGTGGCGGTGGGTCACACAGCGTTCGAAAGGCGGTGGCGCTGGTCCGGTCCGAACGATGTGGAGGCTGCGGCATTTGTGTCGATGTCTGTCCGGTCGGTGCAATCCGGATCGAAGGCGATCGCGCCGTGGTCGACCCACTTCGATGCACGGCGTGCGCCGCCTGCGTCGCGGAATGTCCCAACGAGGCCGTGATCATCGTACAGCAGAGAATTGAATCCTGA
- the def gene encoding peptide deformylase has protein sequence MAAGDCGETPRISSSRPIAPPPLSLRLYPDSVLRSVCHPVEHFDEWLTDVVEEMLALMRLHGGIGLAAPQVGIARRLFVAQVNRRSLCLINPVLVGRDGSDRMTEGCLSLPHVEVNVERNLQIEVQGFNTRGQGQRQKFSGLWARVVQHEMDHLDGILIYDYEKQPGNTP, from the coding sequence ATGGCTGCCGGCGATTGCGGAGAGACACCGCGAATATCTTCATCGCGTCCGATCGCTCCACCGCCCTTGAGTCTGCGGCTCTACCCCGATTCTGTCTTACGAAGCGTCTGTCATCCGGTCGAACATTTCGACGAGTGGCTTACGGATGTTGTGGAGGAGATGTTGGCGTTGATGCGACTCCACGGTGGCATCGGTCTGGCCGCTCCACAGGTGGGGATCGCGCGGAGACTGTTCGTCGCGCAAGTCAACAGGCGATCCCTCTGCCTGATCAATCCCGTTCTGGTCGGCCGTGATGGATCCGATCGGATGACGGAAGGCTGTTTAAGCCTGCCGCATGTGGAAGTGAATGTAGAAAGGAACTTGCAGATTGAGGTACAGGGCTTCAATACAAGGGGCCAAGGGCAGCGGCAGAAATTCAGCGGGCTCTGGGCGCGCGTGGTACAGCACGAGATGGACCATCTGGACGGCATCCTGATCTACGACTACGAAAAGCAACCGGGCAATACACCCTGA
- a CDS encoding ATP-binding protein: MKIVIASGKGGTGKTTIATNLAVALARAGRKVQYLDCDVEEPNGHIFLKPHIETTQDVTVGVPEVDAAKCTGCGRCGELCQYSAIVCIKGKVMTFEQLCHSCGGCMAICPESAIAEKQRKIGVAEYGAADGLAFGHGTLDIGVIQTPALIRRVKQHAQNGAITILDAPPGTSCPVIQAVKGADFVLLVTEPTPFGLNDLELAVGMIRELELPFAVAINRSDMGDDGVAQYCRREGIEIAIEIPNDRRIAEAYSRGEVVVDVLPEYLTEFSGLFGRMEQWMSAR; the protein is encoded by the coding sequence ATGAAGATTGTGATCGCCAGCGGCAAAGGAGGAACGGGCAAGACGACGATCGCGACGAATCTGGCGGTCGCGCTGGCCCGAGCGGGCCGGAAGGTGCAATATCTCGATTGTGACGTCGAAGAACCGAACGGCCATATCTTTCTGAAGCCACATATTGAGACGACCCAAGACGTCACGGTGGGGGTTCCCGAAGTCGATGCAGCCAAATGCACTGGATGTGGTCGTTGCGGTGAGCTCTGCCAGTACAGTGCCATCGTCTGCATCAAGGGGAAGGTGATGACCTTCGAACAGCTCTGCCACTCCTGTGGCGGCTGCATGGCGATCTGCCCAGAGTCCGCCATTGCAGAAAAGCAGCGGAAGATCGGCGTGGCCGAATACGGCGCTGCGGACGGTTTGGCCTTCGGCCATGGCACATTGGACATCGGCGTCATCCAGACGCCTGCCCTGATTCGTCGTGTGAAACAACATGCGCAGAACGGTGCGATCACCATCCTGGATGCTCCGCCCGGGACGTCCTGCCCGGTCATCCAGGCAGTCAAGGGCGCGGATTTCGTCCTGCTGGTCACAGAGCCGACGCCCTTCGGATTGAACGATCTGGAACTGGCCGTGGGGATGATCCGAGAGTTAGAACTCCCCTTTGCCGTGGCCATCAATCGTTCGGACATGGGAGACGACGGCGTCGCGCAGTATTGTCGCCGGGAGGGTATCGAGATCGCGATTGAGATTCCGAACGATCGCAGGATCGCCGAGGCCTACTCGCGCGGCGAGGTGGTGGTCGATGTTCTGCCGGAGTACCTGACGGAATTCAGTGGGCTTTTTGGACGAATGGAACAGTGGATGTCTGCCCGATGA
- a CDS encoding J domain-containing protein — MKHDPDFMREIDLDLAARRAARKILAIDEDADAESIKRAYRNAAVRYHPDHNGNTTEANRRFALIKCAYELLAFDRPCEALLAEVNSWQDVPKDDDYNLDNSWGHFCWWKEKFFE, encoded by the coding sequence ATGAAGCATGACCCCGATTTCATGCGGGAGATCGACCTGGATCTGGCTGCCCGAAGGGCTGCCCGCAAGATCCTTGCCATCGACGAGGATGCGGATGCAGAGAGCATCAAGCGGGCCTATCGAAACGCGGCGGTGCGATACCATCCCGACCATAACGGCAATACCACGGAGGCCAACCGAAGGTTCGCTTTGATCAAGTGTGCGTACGAGCTGCTGGCGTTCGACAGGCCGTGTGAGGCCTTGCTCGCGGAGGTGAACTCCTGGCAGGACGTCCCGAAGGACGACGACTACAACCTGGACAATTCCTGGGGACACTTCTGTTGGTGGAAAGAGAAGTTCTTCGAATAG
- a CDS encoding ATP-binding protein: MKELVVISGKGGTGKTSITAAFASLAQNAVLADCDVDAADLHLVLEPNVREISDFSGGKQAAIDTQKCIGCGRCEDLCRFDAIRPNGPGNTIAVKTYTVDPVSCEGCKVCVEFCPVDAIAFNDAINGQWFISDTRFGSMVHAKLGIAEENSGKLVTLIRQKAKEVAVEHGANLIIADGSPGIGCPVIASITGADLVLIVTEPTLSGRHDLGRVADLTASFGIRTLLCINKADINPQMTARITEEAHKRGIKMVGEIPYDDAFTKAQIMKATVPEYTGGEVTERIKALWRQVTYALG, translated from the coding sequence ATGAAGGAACTCGTGGTCATCAGCGGTAAAGGGGGAACGGGCAAGACGAGCATCACGGCGGCGTTTGCGTCCCTGGCGCAGAACGCCGTTCTGGCGGATTGCGATGTGGATGCCGCGGACCTGCACCTGGTATTGGAACCGAACGTCAGAGAGATATCGGATTTTTCCGGCGGCAAGCAGGCGGCGATCGACACTCAGAAGTGCATCGGGTGCGGGCGCTGTGAGGATCTGTGCCGGTTCGATGCCATCCGGCCTAATGGACCAGGTAACACCATCGCCGTCAAGACCTATACCGTTGACCCTGTTTCCTGCGAAGGGTGCAAGGTCTGCGTCGAGTTCTGTCCTGTCGACGCGATCGCGTTTAATGATGCGATCAACGGTCAGTGGTTCATCTCGGACACGCGCTTCGGATCGATGGTCCATGCGAAACTGGGGATCGCCGAGGAGAACAGCGGTAAACTGGTGACGCTGATCCGCCAAAAGGCCAAGGAAGTTGCGGTCGAGCATGGGGCCAACCTGATTATCGCCGACGGGTCGCCGGGAATCGGCTGTCCCGTGATCGCATCCATCACCGGCGCGGATTTGGTGTTGATCGTCACGGAGCCGACCTTGTCGGGCCGGCACGATCTCGGTCGTGTGGCCGATCTGACCGCCAGTTTCGGGATCCGGACCCTGCTGTGTATCAACAAGGCCGACATCAATCCTCAGATGACGGCCCGGATCACGGAAGAGGCTCACAAGCGGGGCATCAAGATGGTTGGGGAGATCCCCTACGATGACGCCTTCACCAAGGCCCAGATTATGAAGGCAACCGTTCCGGAATACACCGGCGGAGAAGTTACGGAGCGAATCAAGGCCCTCTGGCGGCAGGTCACCTATGCTCTCGGATAA
- a CDS encoding class I SAM-dependent methyltransferase — MNEGATSHFDFGRIASRYDAWYWTPRGAMYDRLEKRAIDSLLPSSSDGGKLLEIGCGTGHFSEHFANKGFDVTGVDIAEPMVAMARQKNITDSRFEVANAEHLPFEDETFDVAASITVLEFVSNPVRVVSEMIRCTRKPGGMLILGVLNRWSAYNQRRKQRTTSLHASANLFSPDELRDLLEPFGAVTVRVAGFVPQKYALIGLSPLLEWIGRLVRNQHGAFLAARVVL; from the coding sequence GTGAACGAAGGCGCGACAAGTCATTTTGACTTCGGCAGAATTGCGTCTCGCTACGACGCGTGGTACTGGACGCCGCGCGGCGCGATGTACGATCGGTTGGAGAAGAGAGCGATAGACAGTCTGCTGCCCTCCAGTTCTGACGGCGGCAAGCTCCTGGAGATCGGCTGTGGCACCGGACACTTCAGCGAACATTTCGCCAACAAGGGATTTGACGTGACCGGAGTAGATATTGCAGAACCGATGGTCGCCATGGCGCGGCAGAAGAACATCACAGACAGCAGATTTGAAGTGGCCAATGCGGAACACCTGCCGTTTGAGGACGAGACCTTCGATGTGGCGGCCTCCATCACTGTGCTGGAGTTCGTGTCCAATCCCGTTCGTGTGGTCTCGGAAATGATCCGATGCACAAGGAAGCCCGGCGGCATGCTGATCCTGGGAGTCCTGAACCGCTGGTCTGCCTACAACCAGCGGAGGAAGCAGCGGACCACCAGCTTACATGCTTCAGCGAACCTGTTTTCTCCCGACGAGCTGCGGGATCTGCTCGAGCCGTTTGGCGCTGTGACGGTCCGAGTCGCCGGCTTCGTTCCCCAAAAATATGCGCTTATCGGGTTGTCGCCGCTATTGGAGTGGATCGGCCGCCTGGTGCGCAACCAGCACGGCGCCTTTCTTGCCGCCAGGGTGGTATTATGA
- a CDS encoding YkoF family thiamine/hydroxymethylpyrimidine-binding protein produces MKIQAEVSLYPLRIRELSDPIVRFCEILRSHGLDVQTRSMSTLAAGESNDLFGALQDGFERLAQENQLVMDVKISNACPDTAKQNAEIERMD; encoded by the coding sequence ATGAAGATCCAAGCGGAAGTGAGCCTTTATCCCTTGCGGATCAGGGAGCTCTCCGATCCCATTGTCCGATTCTGCGAAATATTGCGGTCGCACGGGCTCGACGTTCAGACCCGATCCATGAGCACCCTTGCCGCAGGCGAATCCAACGATCTGTTTGGCGCATTACAGGATGGTTTCGAGCGTCTGGCTCAGGAGAACCAGCTCGTAATGGATGTCAAAATCTCCAACGCCTGTCCCGACACGGCAAAACAGAACGCGGAAATCGAAAGGATGGACTGA
- a CDS encoding Mrp/NBP35 family ATP-binding protein — translation MAGSTVSSQQNAEYQKQMQIEQAQIRQRMARIGRKILVLSGKGGVGKSTVAVNLAISLSLAGKRTGLLDIDIHGPSVPKILNLEGKMVGGMPDAILPVELNANLKVMSIGFLLSSATDAVIWRGPRKYHMIKQFLKDVEWGELDYLIIDSPPGTGDEPLAIIQLLETADGAVVVTTPQEVALSDVRRGITFCRSLDLPVLGVLENMSGFVCPTCGQRTDIFKSGGGESMAASMDVPFLGRIPIDPQIVEACDSGQPYVDKYRQSQAAQAFSEAVIRLVGTHSESVMTTGQKGDQ, via the coding sequence ATGGCCGGCAGCACGGTTTCAAGTCAGCAGAATGCGGAGTACCAGAAGCAGATGCAGATCGAGCAGGCTCAAATCCGGCAGCGGATGGCCCGGATCGGCCGCAAGATTCTCGTTCTTTCCGGCAAAGGCGGGGTGGGCAAGAGCACGGTCGCCGTCAATCTCGCCATCTCGCTGTCCCTGGCGGGCAAACGAACCGGACTGCTCGACATCGATATCCATGGACCGAGCGTCCCCAAGATTCTGAATCTGGAAGGCAAGATGGTGGGCGGCATGCCCGATGCGATTCTGCCGGTGGAACTGAACGCAAACCTCAAGGTCATGTCGATCGGGTTCCTCCTGTCATCGGCTACCGATGCGGTGATTTGGCGCGGCCCCCGAAAGTACCACATGATCAAACAGTTCCTCAAGGATGTGGAATGGGGCGAACTCGATTACCTAATTATCGATTCACCGCCGGGCACAGGTGACGAACCGTTGGCGATTATCCAACTTCTGGAGACCGCCGACGGCGCCGTCGTGGTGACCACGCCGCAAGAGGTGGCCCTGTCGGATGTCCGCCGCGGGATCACTTTCTGCCGCAGCCTGGATCTACCCGTGCTGGGCGTTCTGGAGAACATGAGCGGATTCGTCTGCCCAACGTGCGGCCAGCGAACCGACATCTTCAAATCGGGCGGTGGCGAGAGTATGGCTGCATCGATGGACGTACCGTTTCTGGGGCGGATTCCCATCGATCCGCAGATCGTCGAGGCCTGCGATTCAGGACAGCCCTACGTGGACAAATATCGACAGAGCCAGGCTGCACAGGCGTTCAGCGAGGCGGTGATACGCCTGGTGGGAACCCATAGCGAGTCGGTGATGACAACAGGTCAGAAAGGAGATCAATAG
- a CDS encoding NifB/NifX family molybdenum-iron cluster-binding protein — protein MAQGQLSLHFGHCDEFAIVDVNTEEQRVSGTHTMVPPSHAPGVLPQWLRQQDVNVVIAVGMGSRAQMLFAQNGIDVIIGASAGGPQAIATAYLDGSLQTGANICDH, from the coding sequence ATGGCACAGGGCCAATTAAGCCTCCACTTCGGGCATTGTGATGAATTCGCAATCGTGGACGTGAATACCGAAGAGCAACGTGTTTCAGGAACACACACGATGGTGCCGCCGTCACACGCGCCCGGTGTGTTGCCTCAGTGGCTTCGGCAGCAGGATGTCAACGTGGTCATCGCCGTCGGGATGGGCAGCCGGGCCCAGATGCTCTTTGCCCAGAATGGGATCGACGTGATCATTGGCGCCTCCGCCGGCGGTCCGCAGGCGATCGCCACTGCATACCTGGATGGCTCGCTCCAGACCGGGGCCAACATCTGCGATCACTAG
- a CDS encoding PaaI family thioesterase gives MTAEFELDQSVEGYIGWPHGGITSAILDGAMTNWLFAHGLTGVTAQLNVRFRHPVKLNEPTRVTARLQRASHPLYILEALITQDSQLKVRAVGWFLHKEHHTERP, from the coding sequence GTGACCGCTGAATTCGAGTTGGATCAGAGCGTGGAGGGGTACATCGGGTGGCCTCATGGCGGCATCACGTCGGCGATTCTCGACGGGGCCATGACCAACTGGCTCTTTGCCCACGGGCTGACGGGAGTCACGGCCCAGTTGAACGTTCGGTTCAGACACCCGGTGAAGCTGAATGAGCCGACGAGGGTAACAGCGCGTCTGCAAAGGGCCTCGCATCCACTCTATATACTCGAAGCGCTTATCACTCAAGACAGCCAACTCAAAGTTCGTGCAGTAGGCTGGTTCTTGCACAAGGAACATCACACGGAAAGGCCATAG